The proteins below come from a single Antennarius striatus isolate MH-2024 chromosome 18, ASM4005453v1, whole genome shotgun sequence genomic window:
- the LOC137612107 gene encoding eukaryotic translation initiation factor 4 gamma 1-like isoform X3, whose product MNKPPQPIVGPTSVPNPSPSPGLTQAAYGPGQPPSLVFATPQPPQMNSAPQPRQFGAGPRTLHQQSYYQSRTAMPASGPRVQTSSGPRPVGPTHVYQTNSQMMMISQQQLSFAGTPQGYFIPPAQYRAPYMTPTQQYPVNNGTAAFYPGTSPAEYPTYAGAYYPAQPQYTPSVQPTSVMINPTQQQQPAPPPQQPPAQSQAPPKRERKQIRIRDPNQGGRDITEEIMSGGRSSTTPTPPQVSIDAAPVQTNGEVTQSVSTVSGGDENSETSSPPAILNSEPVIESQQEIENHNTPPDELTAQSAILVCATTTLTPSIKDQQSSCSLPQVATLMTPAETVQEDAQVSNTVSASDSPSASLAVQEEPEEMEETQTAPPVKTEEGEQKNIQEVMDIELEEQQASAKLEPTFEVSATLTPDNVSQEEMTQMEDEISQPPASELISTAPQIKNIIPSSTPEFQPTLSETTEPVLSNGLPHDAEELCEDIAFSDTTSLHKADASQSQESTPVVKMTTPAQEKVSVEEEDKMENSSDDLLITSSNSTEESTTMQAVTIVPKKRKTMKEFNKKETIGDLLDAFTEEQGAKPASEPSSTQADPPPVVPTEPPAEVENETWEDKEDKQNSELEKPKATSESSRQKIQCEDEKVKPSDPGQKRRYDREFLLSRQFVGIGLIKPEGLPFISDVILDKPNTTPLRPADPSRLMTVGPDFTPSYLGNLGSRSMGGPRGPLPVPRRSQQGPRKEPRKIISSMSLNDEVQLNKAENAWKPSLKSPIVISGPEREDDPEQIKTLALFKRLRSILNKLTPQKFQELMKQVTELTIDTEERLKGAIDLIFEKAILEPSFSVAYANMCRCLMGLKVSIPDKPGIYVNFRKLLLNRCQKEFEKDQDDDEIFEKKQKELEAAKDEEERERLTVELEEARNTARRRSLGNIRFIGELFKLKMLTEAIMHDCVVKLLKNHDEESLECLCRLLSTIGKDLDFERAKPRMDQYFNQMDKIIKERKTSSRIRFMLQDVLDLKKNNWVPRRADQGPKTIEQIHKEAEMEEHREQVKVQQLMSKKDSGRVGGNMGSRGPHIPGGGRNSQPQDEGWNTVPISKSRPIDTTRLSKITKPGDFNNQLLAPGGKGMWGSWGKGSSGGTGVKPTTGEPGKMPDSGRLATSTLNRFSALQQSGSSLASSDSDRRVPQRSSSSRERGVDRDRENRDRERFDRLDRSEGRQSRDDRSNLNYPANKRSFSRESRERVRDGEGSRASTEPVRRVSSMIDNGRSRDRGSRDRSQNADLSAKRSSTPTPPPPSLSKPALTEEQVEKKSHAIIEEYLHIKDLKEASECVVELNSASLLYVFVRNAVESTLERSTVAREQMGLLLQHLVKEKMLMPQQYYKGLEEILEAAEDTSIDIPHIWLYLAELITPMLHEGGIPMGQLFREISKPLVPQGQAGMLLVQILCLLCNGMTSRKVGAMWTEAGLNWKEFLPEGQDINKFVSEKKLEFTLGEEMQSKVVDKKEILTGEQISKQLDRLLQDKANNQRLSDWIEANLDEAQIASNQFVRIVMTSVCQSAIICDNPYRLDGKQISLRASLLQKYLSDEHKELQALYAIQALMAHMEQPANLLRMFFDSLYDEDIIKEEAFYKWESSKDPAEQTGKGVALKSVTAFFTWLREAEEESDRD is encoded by the exons CAGGGGCATACTATCCAGCACAGCCACAGTACACGCCATCTGTCCAGCCCACGTCAGTCATGATTAACCCCACCCAGCAACAGCAACCGGCCCCGCCTCCCCAGCAACCACCTGCACAGTCACAAGCCCCACCAAAGAGGGAACGCAAACAG ATAAGAATACGGGATCCAAATCAAGGAGGACGTGACATTACAGAAGAGATCATGTCAGGTGGAAGGTCGTCCACCACGCCGACCCCTCCTCAG GTCTCCATAGACGCAGCTCCTGTTCAGACGAATGGAGAAGTTACACAGTCTGTCTCAACAGTCTCTGGAGGAG ATGAAAATAGTGAAACCTCATCGCCTCCTGCCATACTAAATTCGGAGCCTGTGATTGAGTCCCAACAAGAAATAGAAAACCATAATACACCACCTGACGAGTTAACGGCACAATCCGCCATCCTTGTTTGTGCAACTACGACGCTCACCCCGTCGATAAAGGACCAGCAGTCTTCCTGTTCCCTCCCTCAAGTAGCAACATTGATGACTCCTGCTGAGACGGTACAAGAAGATGCTCAAGTTAGCAACACAGTAAGTGCTTCTGACAGCCCTTCAGCCTCATTAGCAGTGCAAGAGGAGCCTGAAGAAATGGAAGAAACACAGACCGCTCCGCCTGTGAAAACGGAAGAAGGGGAACAAAAGAATATACAAGAAGTGATGGACATTGAattggaggagcagcaggccAGTGCTAAGTTGGAGCCTACTTTTGAGGTTTCAGCAACACTTACCCCTGATAATGTGTCACAAGAAGAAATGACCCAGATGGAAGATGAAATATCTCAGCCTCCAGCCTCTGAACTGATATCTACTGCTCCTCAAATCAAGAATATTATTCCAAGCTCTACCCCTGAATTTCAACCCACACTGAGCGAAACTACAGAGCCTGTTCTGTCCAATGGCCTTCCTCATGATGCTGAGGAGCTCTGTGAGGATATCGCATTTTCAGACACTACATCCCTTCACAAGGCTGATGCTTCTCAATCTCAGGAATCCACACCTGTGGTTAAAATGACAACACCAGCGCAGGAAAAGGTAtcggtggaggaggaagataaAATGGAGAACAGCAGCGATGACCTTCTGATCACTTCGAGCAATTCTACAGAGGAATCTACTACTATGCAAG CTGTTACAATTGTGCCAAAAAAGAGGAAGACTATGAAGGAGTTCAACAAGAAAGAGACCATTGGAGACCTCCTGGATGCCTTCACCGAG GAGCAAGGTGCCAAGCCTGCCTCTGAACCCTCGTCCACTCAGGCCGACCCTCCCCCTGTTGTTCCGACTGAACCTCCTGCTGAGGTAGAAAATGAGACCTGGGAGGATAAAGAGGACAAGCAGAATTCAGAGCTTGAAAAGCCAAAAGCTACGTCTGAGTCAAGTAGGCAGAAAATCCAGTGCGAAGATG AAAAAGTGAAGCCAAGTGACCCCGGACAGAAGAGGCGTTACGACAGAGAATTCCTCCTGAGCCGCCAGTTTGTGGGCATTGGTTTAATCAAGCCTGAAGGCCTTCCTTTCATTAGCGATGTGATCCTTGACAAG CCAAACACAACTCCGCTCCGACCTGCTGACCCTTCCCGACTGATGACTGTCGGTCCTGATTTTACTCCTTCGTATTTGGGGAACCTTGGGAGCAGATCAATGGGTGGACCACGAGGCCCA CTGCCTGTGCCACGTCGTTCCCAGCAAGGACCGAGGAAGGAGCCCAGGAAAATCATCAGCAGCATGTCTCTCAATGATGAAGTGCAGCTCAACAAGGCTGAGAATGCTTGGAAGCCCTCTTTGAAGTCACCCATCGTCATCTCTGGCCCAGAAAGGGAAGATGATCCTGAACAGATCAAGACTCTAGCTCTGTTCAAGCGCCTCCGCAGTATCCTCAACAAGCTTACGCCTCAGAAGTTTCAGGAACTGATGAAGCAGGTGACAGAGCTGACAATAGACACAGAAGAGAGGCTTAAGGGGGCGATTGATTTGATCTTTGAGAAGGCCATCTTGGAGCCCAGCTTCTCCGTCGCCTATGCCAACATGTGCCGCTGCCTTATGGGG TTGAAAGTTTCCATCCCAGACAAGCCTGGAATTTATGTCAACTTCCGCAAGTTACTGCTCAACCGATGTCAGAAAGAGTTTGAAAAGGAccaagatgatgatgaaatatttGAGAAGAAGCAAAAAGAGTTAGAGGCTGCCAAAGAT GAAGAAGAGCGTGAGCGCCTTACGGTAGAgctggaggaagccagaaatACGGCGCGCCGGCGCTCATTGGGCAACATAAGGTTTATCGGTGAACTCTTCAAACTGAAGATGTTGACAGAGGCTATCATGCACGACTGTGTAGTGAAACTACTGAAGAATCATGATGAAGAGTCTCTGGAGTGTCTCTGCAGGCTGCTCTCCACAATTGGAAAAGACCTGGATTTCGAAAGGGCCAAG CCTCGAATGGATCAGTATTTCAACCAGATGGACAAGATAATCAAGGAGAGAAAAACTTCATCCAGAATACGTTTCATGCTTCAAGATGTACTAGACCTTAAAAAG AACAACTGGGTACCTCGTAGAGCTGACCAAGGTCCTAAAACAATCGAGCAGATCCACAAGGAGGCAGAGATGGAAGAGCATAGGGAGCAAGTTAAAGTCCAGCAGCTCATGTCCAAGAAAGATTCTGGCAGGGTGGGAGGGAACATGGGTAGCCGAGGTCCTCACATTCCAGGAGGTGGCAGGAATAGCCAGCCTCAGGATGAAGGGTGGAACACCGTGCCCATCTCCAAGAGTAGACCCATTGACACCACCCGGCTCAGCAAGATCACAAAG CCGGGTGACTTCAACAATCAACTGTTGGCTCCAGGTGGAAAGGGCATGTGGGGCAGCTGGGGCAAAGGAAGCAGTGGGGGAACAGGAGTTAAACCAACAACTGGTGAGCCAGGTAAGATGCCAG ATTCTGGACGTCTTGCCACCAGTACACTCAACCGCTTCTCAGCCCTGCAACAGTCTGGTTCTTCACTGGCCTCATCAGACTCTGATCGCAGAGTTCCACAAAG GTCAAGCTCCAGCCGTGAGCGTGGTGTTGACAGGGATAGGGAGAATCGCGACAGAGAACGGTTTGACCGGTTAGATCGCAGTGAGGGACGGCAAAGCCGCGATGACAGGAGCAACCTGAACTATCCAGCCAACAAGAGAAGCTTCAGCAGAGAGTCAAGAGAGCGAGTGAGAGATGGCGAAGGCAGCAGGGCCTCGACTGAACCTGTGCGACGTGTTTCCAGCATGATTGATAATGGGAGAAGCAGAGATCGAGGAAGTCGGGACAGAAGTCAAAACGCAGATTTGTCAG CTAAACGTTCAAGCACCCCAACACCGCCGCCTCCTTCACTGTCAAAACCTGCCTTGACTGAAGAGCAGGTAGAAAAGAAGTCGCATGCCATCATTGAAGAATACCTCCACATCAAGGACTTGAAG GAGGCATCAGAATGTGTGGTAGAACTCAACAGTGCCTCATTGCTCTATGTGTTTGTACGGAACGCCGTAGAGTCGACACTTGAGCGCAGCACTGTGGCCAGAGAGCAAATGGGTCTGCTGCTGCAACATCTTGTAAAGGAAAAGATGCTGATGCCACAGCAGTACTACAAAGG ACTAGAAGAGATCCTTGAAGCTGCAGAAGACACTTCTATAGATATACCTCACATCTGGCTGTACCTTGCTGAACTCATTACCCCCATGCTCCATGAGGGTGGTATCCCCATGGGACAGCTCTTCAG GGAGATATCAAAGCCTCTTGTGCCTCAAGGGCAGGCTGGCATGCTGCTGGTACAGATCCTCTGTTTACTTTGCAATGGAATG aCCTCTAGGAAGGTTGGTGCCATGTGGACAGAGGCAGGGCTGAACTGGAAGGAATTCTTGCCCGAGGGACAAGATATCAACAAGTTTGTCAGTGAAAAG aAACTGGAGTTTACGCTAGGAGAAGAGATGCAGTCAAAGGTAGTTGATAAGAAGGAGATCCTCACTGGAGAACAGATCAGCAAACAGCTGGACAGACTCCTACAGGACAAGGCCAACAACCAGCGTCTCAGTGACTGGATTGag GCTAACTTGGACGAGGCACAAATCGCTTCCAACCAGTTTGTACGAATAGTGATGACTTCCGTGTGTCAGTCGGCCATCATTT GCGATAACCCATACAGGTTGGATGGCAAACAGATCAGTCTGAGGGCCAGTCTGTTGCAGAAATACTTGAGTGATGAGCACAAGGAGCTCCAGGCCCTTTATGCCATCCAAGCGCTGATGGCACACATGGAGCAGCCAGCTA acTTGCTGCGAATGTTTTTTGACTCCTTATACGATGAGGACATCATCAAAGAGGAGGCCTTCTATAAATGGGAATCCAGCAAAGATCCCGCAGAGCAAACGGGCAAAGGTGTTGCACTGAAGTCGGTGACCGCTTTCTTCACCTGGCTCCGTGAGGCTGAGGAGGAGTCGGATCGGGACTAA
- the LOC137612107 gene encoding eukaryotic translation initiation factor 4 gamma 1-like isoform X4, producing MNKPPQPIVGPTSVPNPSPSPGLTQAAYGPGQPPSLVFATPQPPQMNSAPQPRQSYYQSRTAMPASGPRVQTSSGPRPVGPTHVYQTNSQMMMISQQQLSFAGTPQGYFIPPAQYRAPYMTPTQQYPVNNGTAAFYPGTSPAEYPTYAGAYYPAQPQYTPSVQPTSVMINPTQQQQPAPPPQQPPAQSQAPPKRERKQIRIRDPNQGGRDITEEIMSGGRSSTTPTPPQVSIDAAPVQTNGEVTQSVSTVSGGDENSETSSPPAILNSEPVIESQQEIENHNTPPDELTAQSAILVCATTTLTPSIKDQQSSCSLPQVATLMTPAETVQEDAQVSNTVSASDSPSASLAVQEEPEEMEETQTAPPVKTEEGEQKNIQEVMDIELEEQQASAKLEPTFEVSATLTPDNVSQEEMTQMEDEISQPPASELISTAPQIKNIIPSSTPEFQPTLSETTEPVLSNGLPHDAEELCEDIAFSDTTSLHKADASQSQESTPVVKMTTPAQEKVSVEEEDKMENSSDDLLITSSNSTEESTTMQAVTIVPKKRKTMKEFNKKETIGDLLDAFTEEQGAKPASEPSSTQADPPPVVPTEPPAEVENETWEDKEDKQNSELEKPKATSESSRQKIQCEDEKVKPSDPGQKRRYDREFLLSRQFVGIGLIKPEGLPFISDVILDKPNTTPLRPADPSRLMTVGPDFTPSYLGNLGSRSMGGPRGPLPVPRRSQQGPRKEPRKIISSMSLNDEVQLNKAENAWKPSLKSPIVISGPEREDDPEQIKTLALFKRLRSILNKLTPQKFQELMKQVTELTIDTEERLKGAIDLIFEKAILEPSFSVAYANMCRCLMGLKVSIPDKPGIYVNFRKLLLNRCQKEFEKDQDDDEIFEKKQKELEAAKDEEERERLTVELEEARNTARRRSLGNIRFIGELFKLKMLTEAIMHDCVVKLLKNHDEESLECLCRLLSTIGKDLDFERAKPRMDQYFNQMDKIIKERKTSSRIRFMLQDVLDLKKNNWVPRRADQGPKTIEQIHKEAEMEEHREQVKVQQLMSKKDSGRVGGNMGSRGPHIPGGGRNSQPQDEGWNTVPISKSRPIDTTRLSKITKPGDFNNQLLAPGGKGMWGSWGKGSSGGTGVKPTTGEPGKMPDSGRLATSTLNRFSALQQSGSSLASSDSDRRVPQRSSSSRERGVDRDRENRDRERFDRLDRSEGRQSRDDRSNLNYPANKRSFSRESRERVRDGEGSRASTEPVRRVSSMIDNGRSRDRGSRDRSQNADLSAKRSSTPTPPPPSLSKPALTEEQVEKKSHAIIEEYLHIKDLKEASECVVELNSASLLYVFVRNAVESTLERSTVAREQMGLLLQHLVKEKMLMPQQYYKGLEEILEAAEDTSIDIPHIWLYLAELITPMLHEGGIPMGQLFREISKPLVPQGQAGMLLVQILCLLCNGMTSRKVGAMWTEAGLNWKEFLPEGQDINKFVSEKKLEFTLGEEMQSKVVDKKEILTGEQISKQLDRLLQDKANNQRLSDWIEANLDEAQIASNQFVRIVMTSVCQSAIICDNPYRLDGKQISLRASLLQKYLSDEHKELQALYAIQALMAHMEQPANLLRMFFDSLYDEDIIKEEAFYKWESSKDPAEQTGKGVALKSVTAFFTWLREAEEESDRD from the exons CAGGGGCATACTATCCAGCACAGCCACAGTACACGCCATCTGTCCAGCCCACGTCAGTCATGATTAACCCCACCCAGCAACAGCAACCGGCCCCGCCTCCCCAGCAACCACCTGCACAGTCACAAGCCCCACCAAAGAGGGAACGCAAACAG ATAAGAATACGGGATCCAAATCAAGGAGGACGTGACATTACAGAAGAGATCATGTCAGGTGGAAGGTCGTCCACCACGCCGACCCCTCCTCAG GTCTCCATAGACGCAGCTCCTGTTCAGACGAATGGAGAAGTTACACAGTCTGTCTCAACAGTCTCTGGAGGAG ATGAAAATAGTGAAACCTCATCGCCTCCTGCCATACTAAATTCGGAGCCTGTGATTGAGTCCCAACAAGAAATAGAAAACCATAATACACCACCTGACGAGTTAACGGCACAATCCGCCATCCTTGTTTGTGCAACTACGACGCTCACCCCGTCGATAAAGGACCAGCAGTCTTCCTGTTCCCTCCCTCAAGTAGCAACATTGATGACTCCTGCTGAGACGGTACAAGAAGATGCTCAAGTTAGCAACACAGTAAGTGCTTCTGACAGCCCTTCAGCCTCATTAGCAGTGCAAGAGGAGCCTGAAGAAATGGAAGAAACACAGACCGCTCCGCCTGTGAAAACGGAAGAAGGGGAACAAAAGAATATACAAGAAGTGATGGACATTGAattggaggagcagcaggccAGTGCTAAGTTGGAGCCTACTTTTGAGGTTTCAGCAACACTTACCCCTGATAATGTGTCACAAGAAGAAATGACCCAGATGGAAGATGAAATATCTCAGCCTCCAGCCTCTGAACTGATATCTACTGCTCCTCAAATCAAGAATATTATTCCAAGCTCTACCCCTGAATTTCAACCCACACTGAGCGAAACTACAGAGCCTGTTCTGTCCAATGGCCTTCCTCATGATGCTGAGGAGCTCTGTGAGGATATCGCATTTTCAGACACTACATCCCTTCACAAGGCTGATGCTTCTCAATCTCAGGAATCCACACCTGTGGTTAAAATGACAACACCAGCGCAGGAAAAGGTAtcggtggaggaggaagataaAATGGAGAACAGCAGCGATGACCTTCTGATCACTTCGAGCAATTCTACAGAGGAATCTACTACTATGCAAG CTGTTACAATTGTGCCAAAAAAGAGGAAGACTATGAAGGAGTTCAACAAGAAAGAGACCATTGGAGACCTCCTGGATGCCTTCACCGAG GAGCAAGGTGCCAAGCCTGCCTCTGAACCCTCGTCCACTCAGGCCGACCCTCCCCCTGTTGTTCCGACTGAACCTCCTGCTGAGGTAGAAAATGAGACCTGGGAGGATAAAGAGGACAAGCAGAATTCAGAGCTTGAAAAGCCAAAAGCTACGTCTGAGTCAAGTAGGCAGAAAATCCAGTGCGAAGATG AAAAAGTGAAGCCAAGTGACCCCGGACAGAAGAGGCGTTACGACAGAGAATTCCTCCTGAGCCGCCAGTTTGTGGGCATTGGTTTAATCAAGCCTGAAGGCCTTCCTTTCATTAGCGATGTGATCCTTGACAAG CCAAACACAACTCCGCTCCGACCTGCTGACCCTTCCCGACTGATGACTGTCGGTCCTGATTTTACTCCTTCGTATTTGGGGAACCTTGGGAGCAGATCAATGGGTGGACCACGAGGCCCA CTGCCTGTGCCACGTCGTTCCCAGCAAGGACCGAGGAAGGAGCCCAGGAAAATCATCAGCAGCATGTCTCTCAATGATGAAGTGCAGCTCAACAAGGCTGAGAATGCTTGGAAGCCCTCTTTGAAGTCACCCATCGTCATCTCTGGCCCAGAAAGGGAAGATGATCCTGAACAGATCAAGACTCTAGCTCTGTTCAAGCGCCTCCGCAGTATCCTCAACAAGCTTACGCCTCAGAAGTTTCAGGAACTGATGAAGCAGGTGACAGAGCTGACAATAGACACAGAAGAGAGGCTTAAGGGGGCGATTGATTTGATCTTTGAGAAGGCCATCTTGGAGCCCAGCTTCTCCGTCGCCTATGCCAACATGTGCCGCTGCCTTATGGGG TTGAAAGTTTCCATCCCAGACAAGCCTGGAATTTATGTCAACTTCCGCAAGTTACTGCTCAACCGATGTCAGAAAGAGTTTGAAAAGGAccaagatgatgatgaaatatttGAGAAGAAGCAAAAAGAGTTAGAGGCTGCCAAAGAT GAAGAAGAGCGTGAGCGCCTTACGGTAGAgctggaggaagccagaaatACGGCGCGCCGGCGCTCATTGGGCAACATAAGGTTTATCGGTGAACTCTTCAAACTGAAGATGTTGACAGAGGCTATCATGCACGACTGTGTAGTGAAACTACTGAAGAATCATGATGAAGAGTCTCTGGAGTGTCTCTGCAGGCTGCTCTCCACAATTGGAAAAGACCTGGATTTCGAAAGGGCCAAG CCTCGAATGGATCAGTATTTCAACCAGATGGACAAGATAATCAAGGAGAGAAAAACTTCATCCAGAATACGTTTCATGCTTCAAGATGTACTAGACCTTAAAAAG AACAACTGGGTACCTCGTAGAGCTGACCAAGGTCCTAAAACAATCGAGCAGATCCACAAGGAGGCAGAGATGGAAGAGCATAGGGAGCAAGTTAAAGTCCAGCAGCTCATGTCCAAGAAAGATTCTGGCAGGGTGGGAGGGAACATGGGTAGCCGAGGTCCTCACATTCCAGGAGGTGGCAGGAATAGCCAGCCTCAGGATGAAGGGTGGAACACCGTGCCCATCTCCAAGAGTAGACCCATTGACACCACCCGGCTCAGCAAGATCACAAAG CCGGGTGACTTCAACAATCAACTGTTGGCTCCAGGTGGAAAGGGCATGTGGGGCAGCTGGGGCAAAGGAAGCAGTGGGGGAACAGGAGTTAAACCAACAACTGGTGAGCCAGGTAAGATGCCAG ATTCTGGACGTCTTGCCACCAGTACACTCAACCGCTTCTCAGCCCTGCAACAGTCTGGTTCTTCACTGGCCTCATCAGACTCTGATCGCAGAGTTCCACAAAG GTCAAGCTCCAGCCGTGAGCGTGGTGTTGACAGGGATAGGGAGAATCGCGACAGAGAACGGTTTGACCGGTTAGATCGCAGTGAGGGACGGCAAAGCCGCGATGACAGGAGCAACCTGAACTATCCAGCCAACAAGAGAAGCTTCAGCAGAGAGTCAAGAGAGCGAGTGAGAGATGGCGAAGGCAGCAGGGCCTCGACTGAACCTGTGCGACGTGTTTCCAGCATGATTGATAATGGGAGAAGCAGAGATCGAGGAAGTCGGGACAGAAGTCAAAACGCAGATTTGTCAG CTAAACGTTCAAGCACCCCAACACCGCCGCCTCCTTCACTGTCAAAACCTGCCTTGACTGAAGAGCAGGTAGAAAAGAAGTCGCATGCCATCATTGAAGAATACCTCCACATCAAGGACTTGAAG GAGGCATCAGAATGTGTGGTAGAACTCAACAGTGCCTCATTGCTCTATGTGTTTGTACGGAACGCCGTAGAGTCGACACTTGAGCGCAGCACTGTGGCCAGAGAGCAAATGGGTCTGCTGCTGCAACATCTTGTAAAGGAAAAGATGCTGATGCCACAGCAGTACTACAAAGG ACTAGAAGAGATCCTTGAAGCTGCAGAAGACACTTCTATAGATATACCTCACATCTGGCTGTACCTTGCTGAACTCATTACCCCCATGCTCCATGAGGGTGGTATCCCCATGGGACAGCTCTTCAG GGAGATATCAAAGCCTCTTGTGCCTCAAGGGCAGGCTGGCATGCTGCTGGTACAGATCCTCTGTTTACTTTGCAATGGAATG aCCTCTAGGAAGGTTGGTGCCATGTGGACAGAGGCAGGGCTGAACTGGAAGGAATTCTTGCCCGAGGGACAAGATATCAACAAGTTTGTCAGTGAAAAG aAACTGGAGTTTACGCTAGGAGAAGAGATGCAGTCAAAGGTAGTTGATAAGAAGGAGATCCTCACTGGAGAACAGATCAGCAAACAGCTGGACAGACTCCTACAGGACAAGGCCAACAACCAGCGTCTCAGTGACTGGATTGag GCTAACTTGGACGAGGCACAAATCGCTTCCAACCAGTTTGTACGAATAGTGATGACTTCCGTGTGTCAGTCGGCCATCATTT GCGATAACCCATACAGGTTGGATGGCAAACAGATCAGTCTGAGGGCCAGTCTGTTGCAGAAATACTTGAGTGATGAGCACAAGGAGCTCCAGGCCCTTTATGCCATCCAAGCGCTGATGGCACACATGGAGCAGCCAGCTA acTTGCTGCGAATGTTTTTTGACTCCTTATACGATGAGGACATCATCAAAGAGGAGGCCTTCTATAAATGGGAATCCAGCAAAGATCCCGCAGAGCAAACGGGCAAAGGTGTTGCACTGAAGTCGGTGACCGCTTTCTTCACCTGGCTCCGTGAGGCTGAGGAGGAGTCGGATCGGGACTAA